One window of Triplophysa rosa linkage group LG8, Trosa_1v2, whole genome shotgun sequence genomic DNA carries:
- the prss1 gene encoding trypsin-1 isoform X1 has product MKAIILLALFAAAYAAPLNEDDKIVGGFECTKNGVPYQVSLNSGYHFCGGSLISNLWVVSAAHCYKSRIEVRLGEHNIDANEGTEQFINSVKVIRHPSYNSNNLDSDIMLIKLSKVATLNQYVKTVALPSSCASAGSQCLISGWGNTSATGSNYPSRLMCLQAPILSDSTCKSAYPGEITSNMFCAGFMEGGKDSCQGDSGGPVVCSGQLQGIVSWGYGCAQRNRPGVYTKVCNFRTWITNTMNSN; this is encoded by the exons ATGAAGGCTATCATTCTTTTGGCTCTCTTTGCTGCGGCCT ATGCCGCTCCTCTGAATGAGGATGATAAAATTGTCGGGGGCTTTGAGTGCACTAAGAATGGTGTTCCATATCAGGTTTCTCTGAACAGTGGCTACCACTTTTGTGGTGGTTCTCTGATCAGCAACCTCTGGGTCGTGTCTGCTGCTCACTGTTACAAGTC TCGTATCGAGGTGCGTCTGGGTGAGCATAACATTGATGCCAATGAGGGCACCGAGCAGTTCATTAACTCTGTGAAGGTCATTAGACACCCCAGCTACAACAGCAATAATCTGGACAGCGACATCATGCTGATTAAACTCAGCAAAGTCGCCACCCTGAACCAATACGTTAAGACCGTTGCTCTGCCTTCAAGCTGTGCTTCCGCTGGTTCCCAATGCCTGATCTCTGGATGGGGAAACACTAGCGCAACCGGAA GTAACTACCCCAGCCGTCTGATGTGCCTGCAGGCTCCTATCTTGAGCGACAGCACCTGCAAAAGCGCCTACCCAGGTGAGATCACCTCCAACATGTTCTGTGCTGGCTTCATGGAGGGAGGCAAGGACTCCTGCCAG GGTGACTCTGGTGGCCCAGTTGTGTGCAGCGGTCAGCTGCAGGGTATCGTGTCCTGGGGTTATGGTTGTGCCCAGAGAAACAGACCTGGTGTTTACACCAAGGTTTGCAACTTCAGAACCTGGATCACAAACACCATGAACTCCAATTAG
- the prss1 gene encoding trypsin-1 isoform X2, producing the protein MKAIILLALFAAAYAAPLNEDDKIVGGFECTKNGVPYQVSLNSGYHFCGGSLISNLWVVSAAHCYKSRIEVRLGEHNIDANEGTEQFINSVKVIRHPSYNSNNLDSDIMLIKLSKVATLNQYVKTVALPSSCASAGSQCLISGWGNTSATGSNKLTKSVFSSGNYPSRLMCLQAPILSDSTCKSAYPGEITSNMFCAGFMEGGKDSCQGDSGGPVVCSGQLQGIVSWGYGCAQRNRPGVYTKVCNFRTWITNTMNSN; encoded by the exons ATGAAGGCTATCATTCTTTTGGCTCTCTTTGCTGCGGCCT ATGCCGCTCCTCTGAATGAGGATGATAAAATTGTCGGGGGCTTTGAGTGCACTAAGAATGGTGTTCCATATCAGGTTTCTCTGAACAGTGGCTACCACTTTTGTGGTGGTTCTCTGATCAGCAACCTCTGGGTCGTGTCTGCTGCTCACTGTTACAAGTC TCGTATCGAGGTGCGTCTGGGTGAGCATAACATTGATGCCAATGAGGGCACCGAGCAGTTCATTAACTCTGTGAAGGTCATTAGACACCCCAGCTACAACAGCAATAATCTGGACAGCGACATCATGCTGATTAAACTCAGCAAAGTCGCCACCCTGAACCAATACGTTAAGACCGTTGCTCTGCCTTCAAGCTGTGCTTCCGCTGGTTCCCAATGCCTGATCTCTGGATGGGGAAACACTAGCGCAACCGGAAGCAA TAAACTTACAAAAAGTGTTTTCTCCTCAGGTAACTACCCCAGCCGTCTGATGTGCCTGCAGGCTCCTATCTTGAGCGACAGCACCTGCAAAAGCGCCTACCCAGGTGAGATCACCTCCAACATGTTCTGTGCTGGCTTCATGGAGGGAGGCAAGGACTCCTGCCAG GGTGACTCTGGTGGCCCAGTTGTGTGCAGCGGTCAGCTGCAGGGTATCGTGTCCTGGGGTTATGGTTGTGCCCAGAGAAACAGACCTGGTGTTTACACCAAGGTTTGCAACTTCAGAACCTGGATCACAAACACCATGAACTCCAATTAG
- the zgc:66448 gene encoding uncharacterized protein zgc:66448 produces MATVRTDSEQPLDNELVNGIFPGDKVEQQPASDAAVDRNVEVCAQGSSVKETTDTDVPSSPANENSPPHGAALSPRNKDASEMPCNSTAKVDEQKINEDFQSNNGELVSTESGVGREDTSGNLHNENRGQETNKEIQENTPENSSSKNTIKETKNIHEGSESHCDGPQEERDETVDPDSMAKDKHKTEEGEDVSQNAGTTIKQKKSRLVCKECGKKFTRRETYNLHRHFHMHQDEEASLACKECGVTFQHRSDLIKHRSTHKEDTKPKFVSKVRKRRRSSHKIYERNFMCEHCGMCFSTMVRLRLHACKHNVEKPFRCPLCRKEFQYRMSINAHMQSHSLDSPYRCLECNKGFQSVESMHIHQRSHPALKPYECPDCNMVFRHRSVMEDHRRRHVEEKPHQCKTCQKNFKYSSLLQQHKYLHTGRKPYHCAYCGKRFAFAQNKRAHCRQHKKISDTANSESCITNHKVSYGGDGGKENTNHNVEQQRNCPLCPQTFYKAADLRAHMLIHEAEYERMSNGKNFDMMYACRFCPLRFPTEYTLQSHMETHQTNVLGVNTSHITNLANAVPEKRDPVNTDNADSPSERALGDQTEKKPFRCKDCGKCFRYRSVLELHMRVHNKGYQCPVCKKSFRFSSYLQQHSIIHTGKKPYKCPDCGKDFAFHHNMRTHQRLHQQKPFRCTQCRKGYSEESQLQRHMLSHTGEKPYKCHLCVKSFSLAYLLRDHINTHTGERPHRCQECHKSFPWLSSLLVHQKIHTRKRQGQGHGYPLSIHSSRGRVKEFVSTGRRGRPRLVRDYGRTVSLRQGALSGQIVQGRMLPNVVPQQFDADGRERMQLGSQHLQTDNRSQTVQMQQEWPLQIPLPEELLHSQKSLLEAEPTNVEMQWRGSQIKMSGNDPSPWVNAPNSSQQKTSSDSQRPSSLSVKTKSPRSSQSPSNQLLNIQDPQQSQWSATCDSVQASKPEQFNNSTQDGKGTIDLDPPTSNESEPTQVRKEDLQNQKSPAKAEMGQTGGIMLSTGASTLQNTNPWGPKASFEMSTTPPTWISAGPSNQMGPINLPYTTAHFPLGDGPPMWGFQTGPVVSQALLNGPVQQGHMCPPQHIALISGQQIPLNQPSSFISSPFPPPALNISAPLPMLSVGSQLPGPIPQGIFFSSQGTINEMPLMPQVAHLHQLAQQTEPHKIGNKMPFPPDHLLQCMICGCSLPGDLELQMHYMQHTQRDV; encoded by the exons atggcCACTGTACGGACTGACTCCGAGCAGCCATTAGACAATGAACTCGTTAACGGTATATTCCCAGGAGATAAAGTAGAACAACAACCTGCTTCTGATGCAGCTGTTGATCGTAACGTGGAGGTTTGTGCACAAGGCAGCAGCGTGAAAGAAACTACAGACACCGATGTTCCGTCTTCGCCAGCAAATGAAAATTCACCTCCACATGGCGCTGCTCTTTCACCACGCAACAAAGATGCGTCTGAAATGCCATGTAATTCGACAGCTAAGGTGGACGAGCAGAAGATAAATGAGGACTTTCAAAGTAATAACGGTGAACTCGTTTCGACTGAGTCTGGAGTGGGTCGCGAGGACACGTCGGGTAATCTGCACAATGAAAACAGAG GGCAAGAAACCAACAAGGAAATACAGGAAAATACTCCAGAAAACTCCAGCTCAAAGAATACCATCAAAGAGACTAAAAACATACATGAAGGATCAGAGTCTCATTGCGATGGACCGCAAGAGGAGAGAGATGAGACGGTTGATCCAGACAGCATGGCGAAGGATAAGCACAAAACAGAAGAAGGAGAGGATGTCTCTCAAAATGCTGGAACTACTATCAAGCAAAAGAAAAGCCGCCTCGTATGTAAGGAATGTGGTAAAAAATTCACCCGTCGGGAAACATACAACCTGCACCGACACTTTCACATGCACCAGGATGAGGAGGCCTCCCTCGCTTGTAAGGAATGTGGCGTCACCTTTCAGCATCGCAGCGACCTCATCAAACACCGCAGTACACATAAAGAAGACACCAAACCTAAATTTGTATCAAAAGTCCGTAAGAGAAGGAGGTCAAGTCACAAAATATACGAAAGAAACTTTATGTGTGAGCATTGCGGCATGTGTTTCTCAACAATGGTAAGGTTACGTCTTCATGCTTGTAAACACAATGTGGAGAAGCCTTTTCGATGCCCACTGTGCCGCAAAGAGTTCCAGTACAGGATGTCCATAAATGCCCACATGCAGAGTCACTCACTGGACAGTCCGTATCGATGCCTAGAGTGCAACAAAGGCTTTCAAAGTGTGGAATCCATGCATATCCACCAACGATCCCATCCGGCTCTCAAACCATATGAGTGTCCAGATTGTAACATGGTCTTCAGGCATCGCTCTGTCATGGAGGACCATCGACGCAGACACGTGGAAGAAAAACCACACCAGTGCAAAACATGTCAGAAGAACTTTAAATACAGCAGCCTTTTGCAACAGCACAAATATCTTCACACCGGCCGAAAACCGTACCACTGCGCATACTGTGGTAAAAGATTTGCTTTTGCACAAAACAAGCGCGCCCACTGTCGCCAGCACAAGAAGATCTCTGACACGGCTAATTCGGAGTCATGCATTACAAACCATAAAGTATCATATGGCGGCGATGGGGGTAAAGAGAACACAAACCATAATGTCGAGCAGCAGCGCAATTGTCCTCTGTGCCCTCAGACATTTTATAAAGCGGCCGATTTAAGAGCGCACATGTTAATCCACGAAGCTGAGTATGAAAGAATGAGTAACGGCAAGAACTTTGATATGATGTATGCATGTCGGTTTTGTCCTCTCAGATTCCCAACAGAATATACGCTGCAGTCCCACATGGAAACGCACCAGACCAACGTTTTGGGCGTAAACACATCACACATCACGAATCTTGCTAATGCGGTCCCTGAGAAGCGAGACCCTGTGAATACAGATAACGCAGATAGTCCATCAGAGAGAGCATTGGGGGACCAGACAGAGAAGAAACCTTTCAGGTGTAAAGACTGTGGCAAATGCTTTCGCTATCGATCAGTGTTAGAGCTCCACATGCGCGTACACAACAAGGGTTACCAATGTCCGGTGTGTAAAAAGTCTTTTAGATTCAGTAGCTATTTGCAACAGCATTCGATTATTCACACTGGGAAGAAGCCATACAAATGTCCGGACTGCGGTAAGGATTTTGCATTCCATCATAACATGAGAACACACCAGAGGCTGCATCAACAAAAGCCGTTCCGCTGCACGCAGTGCCGTAAGGGGTACAGTGAAGAGAGTCAGCTTCAGCGCCACATGCTTTCTCATACCGGTGAAAAACCTTACAAATGCCATCTTTGTGTCAAGAGCTTCTCTTTAGCTTATTTGCTACGTGATCACATCAATACTCATACAGGAGAGAGACCCCATCGTTGCCAGGAGTGCCACAAGTCCTTCCCTTGGCTAAGCAGTCTGCTTGTACATCAAAAGATACACACGCGTAAGCGGCAAGGTCAGGGTCACGGTTATCCTTTGTCTATACATTCTTCGAGAGGCAGAGTAAAAGAATTTGTGAGTACTGGCAGAAGAGGTAGGCCAAGGTTAGTTAGAGACTACGGAAGGACTGTGTCTCTACGACAAGGTGCGCTGTCTGGTCAGATTGTGCAGGGGAGAATGTTGCCGAATGTGGTTCCACAACAGTTTGATGCGGACGGACGTGAGCGCATGCAGCTAGGATCGCAGCACTTACAGACGGATAATCGTTCCCAGACAGTTCAGATGCAGCAAGAATGGCCGTTACAAATTCCTCTGCCGGAAGAGCTGCTTCATTCTCAGAAGAGTTTATTAGAAGCCGAGCCGACTAATGTTGAGATGCAGTGGCGGGgaagtcaaattaaaatgtcTGGCAATGATCCTTCTCCCTGGGTGAATGCACCAAACTCCAGTCAACAGAAGACCTCTTCAGATTCACAAAGACCTTCTTCACTGAGCGTAAAAACCAAGTCACCAAGATCCAGTCAAAGTCCATCAAACCAGCTGCTTAATATTCAAGACCCACAGCAGTCACAGTGGTCAGCTAcctgcgattcagttcaagcatCTAAGCCAGAGCAGTTCAATAACTCGACGCAAGATGGCAAGGGAACCATTGACTTGGATCCACCAACCTCCAATGAATCTGAACCTACTCAAGTGAGAAAGGAGGATTTGCAGAACCAGAAGTCTCCTGCTAAAGCAGAAATGGGTCAGACTGGAGGTATCATGCTATCCACTGGTGCTTCCactttgcagaacacaaatccCTGGGGACCAAAAGCATCTTTTGAAATGTCTACAACACCTCCCACTTGGATTAGTGCAGGTCCTTCAAACCAGATGGGACCGATAAACTTGCCATATACAACAGCTCACTTTCCTCTTGGAGACGGACCTCCTATGTGGGGATTTCAAACCGGTCCGGTTGTTTCCCAAGCGCTCCTAAACGGACCAGTTCAACAAGGCCACATGTGTCCGCCACAGCACATAGCCCTCATTTCCGGCCAGCAGATTCCTTTAAACCAGCCCTCATCTTTTATCTCCTCTCCGTTTCCTCCACCAGCCCTTAATATATCAGCTCCTCTTCCAATGCTGTCTGTTGGAAGTCAACTTCCAGGTCCGATACCACAAGGCATCTTCTTTTCCTCACAGGGAACCATAAATGAGATGCCACTCATGCCACAAGTGGCACATTTACATCAGTTAGCCCAGCAAACCGAGCCACACAAAATTGGCAATAAAATGCCATTTCCTCCAGATCACCTGTTACAGTGCATGATCTGTGGTTGTTCTTTGCCCGGAGACCTAgaattacaaatgcattatatgCAACATACACAGCGAGATGTCTGA
- the si:ch211-261d7.3 gene encoding myb-related transcription factor, partner of profilin isoform X1 — MTEYYEEGGLLYEHSPPMHIKVESPEGPFGGGVSEDGYPREDDDSDGSCDQQNGGLPGSLPFNVVVVHPNIVAPGMSSDELIPIEQSRGVSSALTAGGVGKRKSRFSGAELEVLVSEVTRCEGELFGPAGRLRRRERERIWAGILERVNAVSRVPRTLREVKKRWDDLKRRNGGRLADARHRTCYLPSSRGAPILGRSSQLSPRLQQSRQKQSTRGKASFTCLSDTDPVTVGDGSERDGFEKEEEAGEQDCDDGDGDCEGVDNSIEDKLGLGLGLGIVPPPTSERWLPPSPLYSAPFLNGTPQPSPQPSLGTHQGPLEPPPAHSSWLEDELRGLGEAAMQLGDRMEQNLREFGEGFRRDMQTLVASQEALTNSLQQNNMLLQRLLGLLEMQHQQPQSQQQQIPQQQLQQQQLQQVTQHQQESPQQQPYQQQSLQQQLQLENQQLEQEIPATVSPVPPPPDILDGTRHNEPPTDINATAQRPRRGRTVDLRRRRRR; from the exons ATGACTGAATATTATGAGGAAGGGGGTTTGCTATATGAGCACTCACCTCCCATGCACATCAAAGTGGAGTCTCCAGAGGGTCCCTTTGGAGGCGGGGTCTCAGAGGATGGTTATCCCAGAGAGGATGACGACTCAGATGGAAGTTGTGACCAGCAGAATGGAGGGTTGCCTGGCAGCCTGCCCTTCAACGTTGTGGTTGTGCATCCTAACATAGTTGCACCGGGAATGTCTTCAGATGAACTCATCCCAATCGAACAAA GCAGGGGTGTTTCTTCAGCATTAACCGCAGGAGGCGTAGGAAAACGGAAGAGTCGCTTTAGCGGAGCAGAGCTGGAGGTGCTCGTGTCCGAGGTGACCCGGTGTGAGGGGGAGCTGTTCGGTCCAGCTGGAAGGCTTCGGCGCCGTGAAAGAGAACGCATTTGGGCTGGTATACTTGAGCGTGTAAACGCTGTGTCTAGAGTCCCACGGACTCTTCGAGAAGTAAAAAAACGCTGGGATGACCTGAAGAGACGTAATGGTGGTAGACTGGCTGATGCTAGGCACCGCACCTGCTACCTGCCATCCAGCAGAGGGGCTCCAATTTTGGGAAGGTCCTCCCAACTTAGTCCCAGACTCCAGCAGTCTCGTCAAAAGCAAAGCACTAGAGGAAAAGCCAGCTTCACTTGCCTGTCAGACACTGATCCAG TTACGGTAGGAGATGGTTCCGAAAGGGATGGCTTTGAAAAAGAGGAAGAAGCTGGTGAGCAAGATTGCGATGATGGAGATGGAGATTGTGAGGGTGTGGACAACAGCATTGAAGATAAACTGGGTTTAGGCCTGGGTTTGGGAATAGTACCACCTCCGACATCAGAGCGCTGGCTACCTCCTTCGCCCCTTTACAGCGCTCCTTTCCTTAATGGGACTCCTCAGCCAAGCCCACAACCATCCTTAGGAACCCATCAGGGCCCGCTGGAGCCTCCTCCTGCACACAGTTCCTGGCTGGAAGATGAACTTCGGGGCCTGGGGGAAGCGGCCATGCAGCTTGGAGATCGCATGGAACAGAACCTGCGTGAGTTTGGAGAAGGCTTCCGACGTGATATGCAGACACTTGTGGCTTCGCAGGAGGCCCTTACAAATAGCTTGCAGCAGAATAATATGCTTTTGCAACGTCTGTTGGGACTACTTGAGATGCAGCATCAGCAACCGCAGTCTCAACAGCAACAAATTCCACAACAACAACTTCAGCAACAGCAATTGCAGCAAGTTACACAGCATCAACAGGAATCTCCACAACAACAGCCTTATCAACAGCAGTCATTGCAGCAACAACTGCAACTGGAAAATCAACAACTAGAGCAGGAAATTCCGGCAACAGTTTCCCCTGTACCACCACCTCCAGATATTTTAGATGGTACTAGGCATAATGAACCACCGACTGACATTAATGCAACAGCCCAACGGCCACGTCGTGGCAGGACTGTAGACCTTAGACGGAGACGCAGGCGTTGA
- the si:ch211-261d7.3 gene encoding myb-related transcription factor, partner of profilin isoform X2 — translation MTEYYEEGGLLYEHSPPMHIKVESPEGPFGGGVSEDGYPREDDDSDGSCDQQNGGLPGSLPFNVVVVHPNIVAPGMSSDELIPIEQTLTAGGVGKRKSRFSGAELEVLVSEVTRCEGELFGPAGRLRRRERERIWAGILERVNAVSRVPRTLREVKKRWDDLKRRNGGRLADARHRTCYLPSSRGAPILGRSSQLSPRLQQSRQKQSTRGKASFTCLSDTDPVTVGDGSERDGFEKEEEAGEQDCDDGDGDCEGVDNSIEDKLGLGLGLGIVPPPTSERWLPPSPLYSAPFLNGTPQPSPQPSLGTHQGPLEPPPAHSSWLEDELRGLGEAAMQLGDRMEQNLREFGEGFRRDMQTLVASQEALTNSLQQNNMLLQRLLGLLEMQHQQPQSQQQQIPQQQLQQQQLQQVTQHQQESPQQQPYQQQSLQQQLQLENQQLEQEIPATVSPVPPPPDILDGTRHNEPPTDINATAQRPRRGRTVDLRRRRRR, via the exons ATGACTGAATATTATGAGGAAGGGGGTTTGCTATATGAGCACTCACCTCCCATGCACATCAAAGTGGAGTCTCCAGAGGGTCCCTTTGGAGGCGGGGTCTCAGAGGATGGTTATCCCAGAGAGGATGACGACTCAGATGGAAGTTGTGACCAGCAGAATGGAGGGTTGCCTGGCAGCCTGCCCTTCAACGTTGTGGTTGTGCATCCTAACATAGTTGCACCGGGAATGTCTTCAGATGAACTCATCCCAATCGAACAAA CATTAACCGCAGGAGGCGTAGGAAAACGGAAGAGTCGCTTTAGCGGAGCAGAGCTGGAGGTGCTCGTGTCCGAGGTGACCCGGTGTGAGGGGGAGCTGTTCGGTCCAGCTGGAAGGCTTCGGCGCCGTGAAAGAGAACGCATTTGGGCTGGTATACTTGAGCGTGTAAACGCTGTGTCTAGAGTCCCACGGACTCTTCGAGAAGTAAAAAAACGCTGGGATGACCTGAAGAGACGTAATGGTGGTAGACTGGCTGATGCTAGGCACCGCACCTGCTACCTGCCATCCAGCAGAGGGGCTCCAATTTTGGGAAGGTCCTCCCAACTTAGTCCCAGACTCCAGCAGTCTCGTCAAAAGCAAAGCACTAGAGGAAAAGCCAGCTTCACTTGCCTGTCAGACACTGATCCAG TTACGGTAGGAGATGGTTCCGAAAGGGATGGCTTTGAAAAAGAGGAAGAAGCTGGTGAGCAAGATTGCGATGATGGAGATGGAGATTGTGAGGGTGTGGACAACAGCATTGAAGATAAACTGGGTTTAGGCCTGGGTTTGGGAATAGTACCACCTCCGACATCAGAGCGCTGGCTACCTCCTTCGCCCCTTTACAGCGCTCCTTTCCTTAATGGGACTCCTCAGCCAAGCCCACAACCATCCTTAGGAACCCATCAGGGCCCGCTGGAGCCTCCTCCTGCACACAGTTCCTGGCTGGAAGATGAACTTCGGGGCCTGGGGGAAGCGGCCATGCAGCTTGGAGATCGCATGGAACAGAACCTGCGTGAGTTTGGAGAAGGCTTCCGACGTGATATGCAGACACTTGTGGCTTCGCAGGAGGCCCTTACAAATAGCTTGCAGCAGAATAATATGCTTTTGCAACGTCTGTTGGGACTACTTGAGATGCAGCATCAGCAACCGCAGTCTCAACAGCAACAAATTCCACAACAACAACTTCAGCAACAGCAATTGCAGCAAGTTACACAGCATCAACAGGAATCTCCACAACAACAGCCTTATCAACAGCAGTCATTGCAGCAACAACTGCAACTGGAAAATCAACAACTAGAGCAGGAAATTCCGGCAACAGTTTCCCCTGTACCACCACCTCCAGATATTTTAGATGGTACTAGGCATAATGAACCACCGACTGACATTAATGCAACAGCCCAACGGCCACGTCGTGGCAGGACTGTAGACCTTAGACGGAGACGCAGGCGTTGA